CCGCCTCGGTGATACCCAGCCCGCTGCCGCCGTACTCCTCCGGCATGGCGATGCCCAGCCAGCCCGCATCGGCCATGGCCTTGTAGAAATCGTGCGGGAAGCCGCCCTCCTTGTCCTTCTTCAGCCAGTACTTGTCGTCGAACTGCGTGCAGAGCTTGGCCACGCTGTCGCGGATAGCGAGCTGCTGCTCGTTGAAGCCGAATTCCATGGCGTCGTCCCTTCCCTACGTCCGTTCCGCCGCGCGCCTCAGCGCCGCGCCCACAGGAACGACATCATCGCCTTGTTGAACGCCGCCGGCCGCTCGACGTTGGGCAGATGCCGCGCGTCGGCGATCTCCACGTAGGCCGCGCCGGGGATCTTCGCCGCGATGAAGCGGTTGCGGTCCGGCGGCGTGCCGGGATCGTCGTCGCCGCAGACCACCAGCGTCGGCACCGCGATGGTCGGCAGCCGCGCCTCGAAGTCGAAATTCTGGATCGCCGCCGCGCAGCCGAGGAAGCCCTGCGCCGTGGTGCCGACGATCGTGTCGCGGATCTGCTTGAAGCGCGCCGGGTTGGCCGTCTTGAACGCCGGCGTGAACCAGCGGTCCATCGAGCCGTCGGCCAGCGTCGACAGCCCGCCGGCGGCGCGCACCGCCGCCTTGCGCTCCTCCCACGACGCCGCCGCCCCGGCCGGCGAGGCCGGCAGCGTGTCGCACAGGATCATCGACAGCAGCCGCCCGCCGTGCTCGAGCGCGAACGCCTGGCCGATCATGCCGCCGATCGACAGGCCCATGTAGTGGGTTCTGGCGATACCGAGCGCGTCGAGCGCCTTGACCACGTCCTCGGCGAGCGCCGCCATGGTGTAGTCGCCGGCCACGGGATCGCTGCCGCCGTGGCCGCGCATGTCCAGCCGCAGCACGCGGAAGCCGGCGGCCAGCAGCGCCGGCATCTGCTCGGCCCACATGCCGCCGTCGGATTGCAGCGAGTGCGTGATGGTGATCGTCGGCGCGTCCGCGTCGCCCACGAGGTCGCAGTAGATGCGCCGGTCGTCGATGTTCAGGATCATGGCGTTTCCTCGTGATTCTTGGTTCGTCCGTCGTCGGCGCGGCCCGCGCCGTTCACATCGCGCTGAGGCCGCCGTCGATGATCACCTCCGAGCCGGTCATGAAGCTCGATTCGTCGGACGCCAGGAACACCAGCGCCCAGCCGACCTCCTCCGGCCGGCCGAGTCGGCCGATCGGCACCTGCCGCCCCAGCTTCTGCTGCATGACGGCGTCGCCCATGCGCACGCGGTGGCGGTCGAGGATCGGGGTGTCGATGAAGGTGGGGCACGGAGTTGCAGCGGATGTTGTAACCGCTCTTGGCGCAGTGCAGGGCCACCGATTTCGACAGCAGCCGCACGCCGGCCTTGGCCGAGTTGTAGGCCGCCATGTTGGCGCCGGCGATGATGCCGGAGATCGACGAGATGTTGATGATCGAGCCGCCCAGCGCGCCGGTGTGCCTCTTGATCTCCTTGACGCCGTGCTTGCAGCCGAGGAACACGCCGTCGAGGTCGATGGCGTGGACCCGGCGCCACTCCTCCAGCTCGATGTCCTCGACCGTCTTGGTCAGGCCGATGCCGGCGGAGTTCAGCAGCACGTGCAGCGCGCCGAACCTGTCGACCGCGCCGGCGATCGCGGCCTTCCACTGGTCCTCGCTGGTCACGTCGAGCGGCAGGAAATGCGCCGCCGCGCCGATCTTCGCCGCGACCGCGCGGCCCTTCTCCTCCTGGATGTCGGCGACCACGACCCTGGCGCCCTCGCGCGCCATAAGGACCGCGGCGCATTCGCCCAGCCCCGACGCGCCGCCCGTGATCAACGCCACCTTGCCGTCGAGCCGTCCCGCCATGCGTCCGTTCCTCCCGATGCCCGTGTCAGCGCGCCGGACAGCGCCGCTGGATCTCCGTCAGGATCCGCGTCTGCGCCTCGCCGGCCTGGTTCAGCGCGATCTTCTCCGACACCGGCAGCGGCCGCACCACATCGTAGGCGCAGTCGCACTGGCGGCGGACGACCGCCTCCTGGGCGCCGGGCCGCTTCAGCGCGGCGTCGACGCAGCTCGAGCGGAAGCTCTTCTCGAACGACGCCTCGAAGGCCGGGCCGCCGGCCTCCATCGCGCTCTTGACGATGAAGTACCCGCCGACCAGCAGGAGGCAGACGACGCCGACCGCGGCCGGCACGACGAACTTCGCGCGCATCCCCATCTCCCCCGCGCCGCGGCGGACCGCCCGGCGGCCGGCATTTAAGGCGAAATCGCCGGGTCGAGGAAGCCGGCGCGCGCATGGCCGCCGCGTTGCCGGCGCGCCTCCGCTCCGCTAGAGAATGCGCCGCGCGCGCCACGGGGCGCGGGCGGGACCGCCGGAGCGACGAAATGGCCGCGTATCAGTACGTCTACGTGATGAAGGGTCTGTCCAAGACCTATCCCGGCCGGCAAGCAGGTCCTCAAGGACATCTGGCTGAGCTTCCTGCCCGGCGCCAAGATCGGCGTGCTCGGGCTCAACGGCGCCGGCAAATCGACCCTGCTGCGCATCATGGCCGGCAAGGACGACAATTTCACGGGCGAGGCGTGGGCCGCCGAGGGCGTCAAGGTCGGCCACCTGTCGCAGGAGCCGGAGCTCGACGCCTCGAAGGACGCGCTGGGCAACGTCATGGACGGCGTCGGCGAGCTGGCGCAATGGCTGAAGCGCTTCGACGAGGTCTCCAACGCCTTCGCCGACCCCGACGCCGACATGGACAAGCTGCTGGCCGAGCAGGCCGATCTCCAGGAGAAGATCGACGCCGCCGAGGGCTGGGACCTGCAGCGCACCGTCGAGATCGCCATGGACGCGCTGCGCTGTCCGCCGGGCGACGCCGACGTCACCAAGCTGTCGGGCGGCGAGCGCCGCCGCGTGGCGCTGTGCCGCCTGCTGCTCAGCAAGCCCGACATGCTGCTGCTGGACGAGCCCACCAACCACCTCGACGCCGAGTCGGTGGCGTGGCTGGAGCGCTTCCTCGCCGAGTTCCCCGGCACGGTCGTCGCCATCACCCACGACCGCTACTTCCTCGACAACGTCGCCGGCTGGATCCTCGAGCTCGACCGCGGCCAGGGCATCCCGTGGGAGGGCAACTACACCTCGTGGCTGACGCAGAAGGAGCAGCGGCTGGCGCAGGAGGAGTCCAAGGCCGACGCCAAGCGCCGCACCCTGCAGCGCGAGCTCGAGTGGATGGGCCAGAGCGCCCAGGCGCGGCGCAGCAAGAGCAAGGCGCGAATCGCGGCCTACGAGCAGATGCTGGCCGAGGGCGAGCAGCAGAGCCTGGAGAAGGCGCAGATCGTCATCCCGCCGGGTCCGCGCCTGGGCGATCTGGTGATCGAGGCCGAGAAGGTCTCCAAGGGCTTCGGCGACCGCCTGCTGATCGACGGGCTGAGCTTCAAGCTGCCGCCGGGCGGCATCGTCGGCGTGATCGGCCCCAACGGCGCCGGCAAGACGACGCTGTTCCGCATGATCACCGGCCAGGACAAGCCGGATGGCGGCTCGTTCCGCGTCGGCCCGACGGTGAAGCTGGGCTACGTCGACCAGTCGCGCGACTCGCTCGACCCGAACAAGAGCGTCTGGGAGGAGATCTCCGACGGCCTCGACGTCCTCAAGATCGGCAAGAGCGAGATGCCCAGCCGCGCCTACTGCGGCGGCTTCAACTTCAAGGGCGCCGACCAGCAGAAGAAGGTCGGCCTGCTCTCGGGCGGCGAGCGCAACCGCGTGCACCTCGCCAAGATGCTCAAAAGCGGCGCCAACGTGCTGCTGCTCGACGAGCCGACCAACGACCTCGACGTCGACACCCTGCGGGCGCTGGAGGAGGCGCTGGGCGACTTCGCCGGCTGCGCCGTGGTGATCAGCCACGACCGCTGGTTCCTCGACCGCGTCGCCACCCACATCCTCGCCTTCGAGGGCGACAGCCAGGTGGTGTGGTTCGAGGGCAACTTCCAGGACTACGAGGCCGACAAGAAGCGCCGCCTCGGCGCCGACGCCGACCAGCCCCACCGCATCAAGTACAAGCCCCTGACGCGGGGCTAACGACGCGTTCCCTCGATCGATCCAGTCGTCCCGGCAATTTCTGTCATCCCGAGCGACGCGAGGGATCCAGGAGCGGCGCCTGGATCCCTCGCGTCGCTCGGGATGACATTTGGAGAAGGACAGGCGGCACGGTCGATCGGCGGAGCCGGGCGCCCGTCGACCCGAAATGAAAACGGCCGGTCGCGGGGACCGGCCGTTCGTTCGAGTCGCGGGCGGCGCGCGCCGCCCGCGCGGCGATCAGATGCGCTGGTCCATCTCCAGCGCCGGCTCCGGCACGTCGACGCAGCCGACGATGCGCGCCGGCACGCCGGCGGCGGTGCACCCGGCCGGCACCGGATCGAGCACCACGCTGCCGGCGGCGATCTTGGCGCAGACCCCGATCTCGATGTTGCCCAGCACCTTGGCGCCGGCGCCCAGCAGCACGCCGCGGCGCACCTTCGGGTGGCGGTCGCCGCGCTCCTTGCCGGTGCCGCCCAGCGTCACGCCGTGCAGCATCGACACGCCGTCCTCGACCACGGCCGTCTCGCCGATCACGACGCCGGTGCCGTGGTCGATGAAGATGCCCTTGCCGATGCGGGCGGCGGGGTTGATGTCGACGCCGAACAGCGAGCTCGAGCGGCTCTGGAGGAACAGCGCCATGCCGCGGCGGCCACGCCCCAGCAGCCAGTGCGCGACGCGATGGGTCTGGAGCGCGTGGTAGCCCTTGAACCACAGCACGGGGTCGAGATGCGACGTGCAGGCGGGGTCGCGCTCGTAGACGGCCATGACGTCGGCGCGGGCGGCCACGCCGATCGACGGGTCGGCGTCGAACGCCTCCTCGATGCTCTGGCGCACCAGCATCGCCGGCGTCTCGTTGGTGCCGACGGTGCGCGCGAGATGGTAGCTCAGCGCGGATTCGAAACGCGGCTGGCTCAGGACCGTGGCGTGCAACAGGCTGCCCAGGGCCGGCTCGGCGCGCGCCATCTCCTGCGCCGCCTGGCGCACCGCGTCCCACACCGGATCGACGCTCGCGACCTTCTTCAATGCGGACTGGTCCATGATCTACTCCCGAATGCCCGGCCCAAGACGCCGGCTACCACGCCCCAGCAGACGCTTCCGGGGCCCGGCGGGCAATAGACCCTCGCGCGAATTTTACGCGCGCTCGGGCGAGGTGGATTTGCGCGAACGCCTCAGCCGGAGCGGCGCTTCAACTCGGCGATGAGGCCGTCGATGCCGTTGCGCTGGATGTAGGCGTTGAAATCCGACCGGCGCGTGATCGCCATGCTGATGCCTTCGACCGACACGTCGACGATGCGGCCCCCGACCAGCTCCCAGACCAGCTTGATCGGCGGCCCGTTGACCTGGATGATCTGGGCGTCGACCAGCTGCGCGCCGCCGTTCTGCGTGACCTTGCCGACCTGCAGCGACTGGCCGCCGTACTCCTTGAAGCGGTTGGAATAGGCCCGCACCTCGGCGCGTTCGAACGCCTCCATGAAACGCTGGCGCTGCTCCTCGGTCGCGGCGTTCCAGTGCCGTCCCAGCACGGTGCGCGCGATCGACGGAATGTCGAAGCTGTCGCGGAACACCGCCGTCAGCGTGCGCTCGCGCTCGGCGTCGGTGACGCCCGC
The genomic region above belongs to Rhodospirillales bacterium and contains:
- the pcaD gene encoding 3-oxoadipate enol-lactonase, with amino-acid sequence MILNIDDRRIYCDLVGDADAPTITITHSLQSDGGMWAEQMPALLAAGFRVLRLDMRGHGGSDPVAGDYTMAALAEDVVKALDALGIARTHYMGLSIGGMIGQAFALEHGGRLLSMILCDTLPASPAGAAASWEERKAAVRAAGGLSTLADGSMDRWFTPAFKTANPARFKQIRDTIVGTTAQGFLGCAAAIQNFDFEARLPTIAVPTLVVCGDDDPGTPPDRNRFIAAKIPGAAYVEIADARHLPNVERPAAFNKAMMSFLWARR
- the cysE gene encoding serine O-acetyltransferase — protein: MDQSALKKVASVDPVWDAVRQAAQEMARAEPALGSLLHATVLSQPRFESALSYHLARTVGTNETPAMLVRQSIEEAFDADPSIGVAARADVMAVYERDPACTSHLDPVLWFKGYHALQTHRVAHWLLGRGRRGMALFLQSRSSSLFGVDINPAARIGKGIFIDHGTGVVIGETAVVEDGVSMLHGVTLGGTGKERGDRHPKVRRGVLLGAGAKVLGNIEIGVCAKIAAGSVVLDPVPAGCTAAGVPARIVGCVDVPEPALEMDQRI
- a CDS encoding ABC transporter substrate-binding protein, producing MSRTLMTRRGMARLTFGVAGAAVGARTVLAQDAAGVINGAADRVLAAVKAGVTDAERERTLTAVFRDSFDIPSIARTVLGRHWNAATEEQRQRFMEAFERAEVRAYSNRFKEYGGQSLQVGKVTQNGGAQLVDAQIIQVNGPPIKLVWELVGGRIVDVSVEGISMAITRRSDFNAYIQRNGIDGLIAELKRRSG